From Pseudomonas sp. StFLB209, a single genomic window includes:
- a CDS encoding dicarboxylate/amino acid:cation symporter → MVLRLLSKLYIQVLIGVTAGVLIGVFWPQVGTDLKPLGDAFIKLIKMVFAPIIFATVVLGIAKMDNMKELGRVGMRALIYFEILSTFALVLGLIVVNFVKPGVGMNVDPATLDIKSISSYTAAAASGSGSFTDFLLHIIPASVTDAFAKNEILQILLFSTLFGIALSHLGPRGKPFVDMLETFSHGMFYIVGLVMRVAPIAACGAMAFTVGKYGLGSIVSLGKLMATMYITCFLFVVFVLGFIARLSGFSLWKFLKYLKEELFTVLGTSSSESVVPQLMTKLEKVGVSRPVVGLVIPSGLTFNPDGQCIYYTMAAIFIAQATNTPLSLTDQLIVLGVLLLTSKGSAGVTGSGFITLAATLASLGSIPVAGMVLLLGVDRFMSEARAITNTIGNAVGTMAIAKWVGALDHDRMNKVLDGQPVPELEPEASTAAPSLAKRPHAEPGSVTGGSTAASLNS, encoded by the coding sequence ATGGTCTTACGACTCTTAAGCAAGCTGTATATCCAGGTATTGATCGGCGTGACGGCCGGTGTGCTGATCGGTGTGTTCTGGCCCCAGGTCGGCACCGATCTCAAGCCCCTGGGCGATGCGTTCATCAAACTGATCAAGATGGTCTTCGCACCGATCATCTTCGCCACCGTGGTGCTTGGCATCGCCAAGATGGACAACATGAAGGAGCTTGGCCGCGTCGGCATGCGGGCGCTGATCTACTTCGAAATCCTCTCCACCTTCGCCTTGGTGCTGGGCCTGATCGTGGTCAACTTCGTCAAGCCCGGTGTGGGCATGAACGTTGACCCCGCGACGCTGGATATCAAGAGCATCTCCAGCTACACCGCCGCGGCGGCCAGTGGTTCGGGGAGCTTCACCGACTTCTTGCTGCACATCATTCCGGCCAGCGTGACCGACGCCTTTGCCAAGAATGAAATCCTGCAGATCCTGCTGTTCTCGACCCTGTTCGGTATCGCCCTGTCGCACCTCGGGCCACGCGGTAAACCGTTCGTGGACATGCTGGAGACCTTCTCTCATGGCATGTTCTACATCGTCGGCCTGGTGATGCGCGTTGCGCCGATTGCCGCCTGTGGCGCGATGGCGTTCACCGTTGGCAAGTACGGCCTGGGTTCGATCGTGTCGCTCGGCAAGCTGATGGCGACCATGTACATCACCTGTTTCCTGTTCGTGGTCTTCGTGCTCGGCTTCATTGCCCGGCTGTCGGGCTTTAGCCTGTGGAAATTTCTCAAGTACCTCAAAGAGGAACTGTTCACCGTACTGGGCACCAGCTCGTCGGAGTCGGTGGTGCCGCAACTGATGACCAAGCTTGAGAAAGTCGGCGTGTCGCGGCCGGTGGTTGGCCTGGTAATCCCGTCGGGGCTGACCTTCAACCCGGACGGCCAGTGCATCTACTACACCATGGCGGCGATCTTCATCGCCCAGGCCACCAACACACCGCTGTCGCTGACCGACCAGTTGATCGTACTGGGTGTGCTGCTGCTGACCTCCAAAGGCTCGGCGGGCGTCACCGGCTCGGGCTTTATCACCCTGGCGGCAACCCTGGCCTCGCTGGGCAGTATTCCGGTGGCCGGCATGGTGCTGCTGCTGGGGGTGGACCGCTTCATGTCCGAAGCCCGCGCCATCACCAACACCATCGGCAACGCGGTCGGCACCATGGCCATCGCCAAGTGGGTCGGCGCCCTCGACCACGACCGCATGAACAAAGTGCTCGACGGCCAGCCCGTACCAGAGCTGGAACCCGAAGCCAGCACTGCCGCCCCGAGCCTGGCCAAGCGCCCGCATGCCGAACCCGGCAGCGTGACCGGCGGCAGCACCGCCGCCAGCCTGAACTCATGA
- the ttdB gene encoding L(+)-tartrate dehydratase subunit beta: MKKILSTPIRDEDLAELNVGDVVYLTGQLVTCRDVAHRRLIELKRELPVDLRGGAIFHAGPIVRTKDDGSFEMVSIGPTTSMRMEKFEKQFIEETGVKLIVGKGGMGPETTTGCLENKAVHAVFPGGCAVLAATQVEEIERAEWQDLGMPETLWVNRVREFGPLIISIDTKGNNLFEQNKARFNERKGSVIEKINSQVRFIK; the protein is encoded by the coding sequence GTGAAAAAGATCCTCTCTACGCCGATCCGCGATGAAGACCTGGCAGAACTGAACGTGGGCGACGTGGTGTATCTCACCGGGCAACTGGTCACCTGCCGTGACGTGGCGCACCGTCGCCTGATCGAGCTCAAGCGTGAACTGCCGGTCGACCTGCGCGGTGGAGCGATTTTCCACGCCGGCCCGATCGTGCGGACCAAGGACGACGGCAGCTTTGAAATGGTCTCCATCGGCCCGACCACCAGCATGCGGATGGAAAAATTCGAGAAGCAATTCATCGAAGAAACCGGTGTGAAACTGATCGTCGGCAAAGGCGGCATGGGCCCGGAAACCACCACCGGCTGCCTGGAAAACAAAGCCGTGCATGCGGTGTTCCCTGGCGGCTGCGCAGTACTGGCCGCGACCCAGGTCGAAGAAATCGAACGCGCCGAATGGCAAGACCTCGGCATGCCCGAGACCTTGTGGGTCAACCGTGTACGCGAGTTCGGGCCGTTGATCATCTCCATCGATACCAAGGGCAACAACCTGTTCGAACAGAACAAGGCCCGCTTCAACGAGCGCAAAGGCTCGGTGATCGAGAAGATCAACAGCCAGGTGCGGTTTATCAAATAA
- a CDS encoding FecR family protein, producing the protein MSSSEQTLLEEAIEWMAQIQSGSFDEHQQQALEQWRNQSPEHARVFDRLLAGLASVQASPWRGRHSEPLLRAIEEPFSRRRFIGNSLALSGVLLGAGLFARWMQAGMGLPGELVTATGERRRWQLDDGSHLELNARSRVVPKFDDRYRGLQLRRGTLLVEVAEQNLPLEIATAHGAVHSQAGQVQVGEEGDGIRLLTLRGEALLHLPGGARIAVPGAHSLLFDGQGVKQRETLQPGEGSWASGWLEVHDKPLGWVTEAFRPYLPGIVVIDEATARIRVNGLFPLDNMNVSLDMLSRSLPVEVVRHSDYWVRIKTVTG; encoded by the coding sequence ATGAGTTCTTCAGAGCAGACTTTGCTCGAAGAGGCGATCGAATGGATGGCGCAGATCCAGTCTGGCAGTTTCGACGAGCACCAGCAGCAGGCCCTGGAGCAATGGCGCAATCAATCACCTGAGCATGCGCGGGTGTTCGACCGCTTGTTGGCCGGGCTGGCCAGCGTTCAGGCGTCGCCCTGGCGAGGCCGGCACAGTGAGCCGCTGTTGCGCGCCATCGAAGAACCCTTCAGCCGTCGGCGCTTCATTGGCAACAGTCTGGCGCTGTCGGGTGTGTTGCTGGGCGCAGGTTTGTTTGCCCGCTGGATGCAAGCGGGGATGGGATTGCCCGGTGAGCTGGTAACTGCCACCGGCGAGCGGCGGCGATGGCAACTGGACGATGGCAGCCATCTGGAACTCAATGCACGCAGCCGCGTAGTGCCGAAGTTTGATGACCGCTACCGGGGGCTGCAACTGCGCAGAGGCACTCTGCTGGTCGAGGTGGCAGAACAAAACCTGCCGCTGGAAATCGCAACGGCGCACGGTGCAGTGCATAGTCAGGCGGGACAGGTACAGGTCGGTGAGGAGGGCGATGGCATTCGTTTGCTGACGCTACGCGGCGAGGCCTTGCTGCACCTGCCCGGCGGTGCCCGCATTGCGGTGCCTGGTGCGCATTCCTTGTTGTTCGACGGCCAGGGCGTCAAACAGCGTGAAACCTTGCAGCCAGGCGAAGGCTCCTGGGCCAGTGGCTGGCTGGAGGTCCATGACAAACCTTTGGGCTGGGTGACCGAAGCCTTCCGGCCTTACTTGCCAGGGATCGTCGTGATTGATGAGGCAACAGCCAGAATCAGGGTCAACGGCCTGTTCCCGCTGGACAATATGAACGTCTCTCTGGACATGCTCAGCCGCAGCCTGCCGGTTGAAGTGGTTCGCCACAGCGATTACTGGGTGCGGATAAAGACAGTGACAGGCTGA
- a CDS encoding LLM class flavin-dependent oxidoreductase, whose protein sequence is MALEIRGGVRAAALPGDTPLQRQAARLLGDLRERDADPQYIQEQARQLEADGLDSALVTVYSAWPDPWLVAGWALAASQQLRLTVAHRPGVVQPTAAARALATLDKLSGGRAAVHLVIGSSDADVQRDGDFLSKEQRYERAREYLEIFTRTLQHSEPFDYQGRFYRVTDSSSGVRPVQQPRPPVSIGGASPQAKALAAQFADIYAGSYASPEQAATVVQELQLLAREHDRQLRFWRHFKVILGTDDAHAQQRASHLLEQAGVQLQQRSARQLDTSPQVARDRERAAPETLQTQSLEHWARKDLQDNFAQWLVGSVATVAERLLAFYRAGIDIIQIEAALEDEQDLRLRRQLVSELRRLSNDE, encoded by the coding sequence ATGGCACTCGAAATTCGTGGCGGTGTACGCGCAGCAGCCTTGCCCGGTGACACTCCCTTGCAGCGCCAGGCGGCGCGGCTGCTGGGGGATTTGCGTGAGCGCGACGCCGACCCGCAGTACATTCAGGAGCAGGCGCGGCAACTGGAGGCCGATGGCCTGGACAGTGCACTGGTCACGGTCTACAGCGCCTGGCCTGATCCCTGGCTGGTGGCCGGCTGGGCCTTGGCGGCCAGCCAGCAGTTGCGCCTGACCGTGGCCCATCGGCCCGGCGTGGTGCAGCCCACGGCAGCTGCGCGTGCGCTGGCAACCCTGGATAAATTATCCGGCGGCCGCGCGGCGGTGCATCTGGTGATCGGCTCCAGCGATGCCGACGTGCAGCGCGATGGCGATTTCCTGAGCAAGGAACAACGCTACGAGCGGGCGCGGGAATACCTGGAAATCTTCACCCGCACCCTGCAGCACAGCGAGCCATTCGACTACCAGGGCCGCTTCTACCGGGTCACCGATAGCAGCTCGGGGGTACGGCCGGTGCAGCAACCCCGGCCGCCAGTTTCCATTGGTGGAGCATCGCCACAAGCCAAGGCGTTGGCGGCGCAGTTTGCCGACATCTACGCCGGCTCTTACGCCAGCCCCGAGCAGGCGGCAACGGTGGTGCAAGAGTTGCAGTTGCTGGCGCGTGAACACGACCGGCAACTGCGTTTCTGGCGGCACTTCAAGGTTATCCTCGGCACCGATGATGCCCACGCGCAGCAACGCGCCAGCCATTTGCTGGAGCAGGCCGGGGTCCAGTTGCAACAACGCAGTGCCCGGCAGCTGGATACCTCACCGCAGGTGGCCAGAGACCGAGAGCGCGCCGCGCCTGAGACTTTGCAAACCCAGAGCCTGGAGCACTGGGCGCGCAAGGATCTGCAAGACAACTTTGCTCAATGGCTGGTGGGCTCGGTGGCGACTGTGGCCGAGCGCTTGCTGGCGTTCTATCGAGCGGGCATCGACATCATCCAGATCGAGGCGGCGCTTGAGGACGAACAGGACCTGCGGCTACGCCGTCAGTTGGTCAGTGAACTGAGACGGCTGAGCAATGATGAGTGA
- a CDS encoding MFS transporter, translating to MNQTARALATHQRFAPGVWLLAGLAFVVGTVELVVAGILDQLAAAFNVTQGQAGLLMSLYALVYALIGPVLIYFTARVARRRLLYVALLVFIAANLFSAAAVSFVWLLLARLLVATAASVVVVVAITMAVAMVPAQRSGQAIALVFAGIVASLVMGVPLGTLIGEYWGWRTLFILLAGLALLCLPMLSRWLPDPPGAPGIAPARQLAALVQGNVLLAHLAALLQMTGQFTLYTYIVPFLVASMTLSKPLISLVLLVYGVGGIIGALLGGRIADRWPGPLGFGVCLLLHALAMSLLPLATASLLSLLVLVVVWCIFNMAPGPGIQKYLVQLQPDDAAVQISLNTSAIQMGVASGAFVGALLVDHYSVNALPWVAALLVLGSAFCAWLSSRITRYKDND from the coding sequence ATGAACCAGACTGCACGAGCGCTTGCCACCCATCAACGTTTCGCCCCCGGCGTCTGGCTGTTGGCCGGCCTGGCCTTTGTGGTCGGCACCGTCGAGCTGGTGGTGGCCGGGATCCTCGATCAACTGGCGGCAGCCTTCAACGTCACCCAGGGTCAGGCCGGGCTGTTGATGAGTCTTTACGCGCTGGTCTATGCCTTGATTGGTCCGGTGCTGATCTACTTCACTGCCAGGGTTGCGCGACGCCGCTTGCTGTACGTGGCACTGCTGGTGTTCATTGCGGCCAACCTGTTCAGTGCCGCCGCCGTCAGCTTTGTGTGGTTGCTGCTGGCGCGCCTGCTGGTGGCGACCGCCGCTTCGGTGGTAGTGGTTGTGGCGATCACCATGGCGGTTGCCATGGTGCCAGCCCAACGCAGTGGCCAGGCCATTGCCCTGGTGTTCGCCGGTATCGTCGCCTCGCTGGTCATGGGCGTACCGCTGGGCACTCTGATCGGAGAATACTGGGGCTGGCGCACGCTTTTCATTCTGCTGGCCGGGTTGGCGCTGTTGTGCCTGCCAATGCTGTCGCGCTGGCTGCCCGACCCGCCCGGCGCACCGGGGATCGCACCGGCCCGACAACTGGCGGCGCTGGTACAGGGCAACGTGTTGCTGGCGCACTTGGCTGCGCTGCTGCAAATGACCGGGCAGTTCACCCTGTACACCTACATCGTGCCGTTTCTGGTTGCCAGCATGACGTTGTCCAAGCCGCTGATCAGCCTTGTGCTGCTGGTCTACGGGGTGGGAGGCATCATCGGTGCATTGCTGGGCGGGCGGATCGCTGACCGCTGGCCAGGGCCGTTGGGGTTTGGCGTATGCCTGTTGCTGCATGCATTGGCCATGAGTCTGCTGCCGCTGGCTACCGCCAGTCTGCTCAGCTTGCTGGTGCTGGTGGTGGTCTGGTGTATTTTCAATATGGCGCCCGGCCCCGGTATTCAAAAGTATCTGGTCCAGTTGCAGCCCGATGATGCCGCAGTACAGATCAGCCTCAACACCAGCGCCATTCAAATGGGGGTAGCGTCGGGGGCCTTTGTCGGTGCGTTGCTGGTCGATCACTACAGTGTCAACGCCCTGCCCTGGGTGGCCGCTCTACTGGTCTTGGGCAGCGCCTTCTGCGCCTGGCTGTCATCGCGCATTACCCGGTACAAGGACAACGACTGA
- a CDS encoding sigma-70 family RNA polymerase sigma factor gives MDSTSTIKNTLIARLFNQNYNWLCKRLSKHTGCNHSAEDLAAEAFLQVWMLPDPGAIRSPRALLATIAQRLMYESWRRKDLERAYLQFLAETPEQVHPSPHEQWILIESLQAIDRLLDGLSSQAKTVFVLSQLEGLTYVQISERVGLSVARIHQLMKDALRCCYRELGE, from the coding sequence ATGGATAGCACGTCGACAATCAAAAACACTTTGATCGCTCGCTTGTTCAACCAGAACTACAACTGGCTGTGCAAGCGCCTGTCGAAGCACACCGGCTGTAACCACAGCGCCGAAGATCTGGCCGCCGAGGCTTTTTTGCAGGTGTGGATGTTGCCCGACCCGGGCGCCATTCGTTCACCGCGCGCACTGTTGGCGACCATTGCCCAGCGACTGATGTACGAGAGCTGGCGCCGCAAGGATCTGGAGCGTGCCTACCTGCAGTTTCTCGCCGAGACGCCCGAGCAGGTGCACCCCTCACCTCACGAGCAGTGGATATTGATCGAAAGTCTGCAGGCCATCGACCGGCTGCTGGACGGTTTGTCCAGCCAGGCCAAGACCGTTTTCGTGCTCAGCCAGCTTGAAGGTCTGACCTATGTGCAGATCAGTGAGCGGGTCGGTTTATCGGTGGCCCGTATTCATCAACTGATGAAAGATGCCCTGCGCTGCTGCTATCGGGAGCTTGGCGAATGA
- a CDS encoding MFS transporter, translating to MSDAPRYAGEPSASEWTPGSVGLLLVSVVAIIFGPAGILLGTFSLFIEPLSLAFGWERAEVVVLVSVFGLAVAVTSPLKGWLIDRWGARRLMLISTALLAPLLMALAIVEQTWQVRVLFLVLGILTPGNMPYGKLLGAWFNRRRGMAYGLLGLGFGLGGPLGLFIGHLSIETWGWRGAWLVYGLLELLVALPLLYWLFREPAGQQEEAARSAELGVSASEAWRTATFWLVLVNQVLCVFVMSGIITHGVPMLVERGLSRAEGATVLAALSLGMTVSQPLMGGLMDRLQTPRVALPFALLALLGMLLFLHGGGLVELWLAVFLIGLGGGGESGTTKYFVARYFGLRRFSVIYGAVQPFTFAVSISFGAWLLGLLYDLTGSYAVAEWTLTVAFLLAALSLLGFRPYPEADPRPWAPLPTESRS from the coding sequence ATGAGTGATGCGCCCCGTTACGCTGGCGAGCCTTCGGCATCGGAGTGGACACCCGGTTCGGTCGGCCTGTTACTGGTCTCGGTGGTGGCGATCATTTTTGGCCCGGCTGGCATTCTACTGGGCACCTTCAGCCTGTTCATCGAGCCGTTGAGCCTGGCGTTCGGTTGGGAGCGGGCCGAGGTGGTCGTACTGGTCAGCGTGTTCGGTCTGGCGGTGGCCGTCACCAGCCCGCTCAAGGGCTGGTTGATCGACCGCTGGGGAGCCCGCCGGCTGATGCTGATCAGTACGGCATTGCTGGCGCCATTGTTGATGGCGCTGGCAATCGTGGAGCAGACCTGGCAGGTCCGTGTTCTGTTTCTGGTGTTGGGTATCCTGACCCCCGGCAACATGCCTTACGGCAAGCTGCTGGGCGCCTGGTTTAATCGACGGCGCGGCATGGCCTACGGATTGCTGGGCCTGGGGTTCGGCCTCGGTGGGCCGCTGGGGCTGTTCATCGGCCACCTGAGTATCGAAACCTGGGGCTGGCGCGGCGCCTGGTTGGTGTATGGCCTGCTGGAGTTGCTGGTGGCCTTGCCGTTGCTGTACTGGCTGTTCCGCGAGCCTGCCGGTCAGCAGGAGGAGGCGGCCCGGTCCGCTGAGCTGGGTGTTTCTGCATCCGAAGCCTGGCGTACGGCGACCTTCTGGCTGGTGCTGGTCAATCAGGTGCTTTGCGTGTTCGTCATGTCCGGCATCATCACCCATGGCGTGCCCATGCTCGTGGAGCGCGGTCTGTCACGGGCCGAGGGGGCGACGGTTCTGGCGGCGCTGTCGCTGGGCATGACGGTTTCCCAGCCGTTGATGGGCGGCCTGATGGATCGTTTGCAGACCCCGCGCGTGGCCTTGCCATTCGCTTTGCTGGCACTGCTTGGCATGCTGTTGTTTCTGCACGGCGGCGGGCTTGTCGAGTTGTGGCTCGCAGTGTTCCTGATCGGTCTGGGCGGCGGGGGCGAGAGCGGCACCACCAAATACTTCGTGGCCCGCTACTTTGGCCTGCGGCGCTTCAGCGTGATTTACGGCGCCGTGCAGCCATTCACTTTCGCGGTATCGATCAGCTTCGGCGCCTGGCTGTTGGGGCTGCTTTATGACCTGACTGGCAGCTATGCGGTGGCTGAGTGGACGCTGACGGTCGCTTTTCTGCTGGCTGCCCTGAGCCTGCTGGGCTTTCGTCCCTATCCAGAGGCTGACCCGCGCCCATGGGCCCCGCTACCTACAGAGAGCCGTTCATGA
- a CDS encoding MFS transporter, with the protein MSRKLLALVLGPLLGLFIVSLGNGFISSLTSLRLDSAGVSDTLIGFISSGYFFGLAIGALFGDRLIERIGHIRAYSSFASLTAVTFLLQGLIFDPWAWLVFRLINGLAIVGIFLVVESWLLLSGDQKMRGRLLAIYMISFYGAGMFGQMQLGVINALGDTAPFMIAGMLASLSVLPMVILPRNTPEMGNVEPLMPQDLLRITPTGVMGTFGSGITIAGMYALLPVYLQRVGMDITQVGYLMACVICGAMLLQYPVGRWSDRQDRQVVLIALSAFCTVLSVLILVLPSSMILLAVMLFLLGGGVFALYPVAVAHATDNVASNELVRVIQGMLLINSVGSALSPLIISPAMKQMGDSGFFWSFVALNSLMALFFLWRRKVHPACTPTAPFEPTVQMSPVGAEIRVTDELVQATLEREHHEEEVAAEAARAPTAEAAR; encoded by the coding sequence GTGTCTCGTAAATTGTTGGCGTTGGTCCTGGGGCCATTGCTTGGGCTGTTCATTGTCAGTCTCGGTAACGGATTCATCTCTTCCCTGACCTCCTTGCGGCTCGATTCCGCCGGTGTGTCGGACACCTTGATCGGTTTCATCTCTTCCGGTTACTTCTTTGGCCTGGCCATCGGCGCGCTGTTCGGCGACCGCCTGATCGAGCGCATCGGGCATATCCGTGCCTATAGCAGCTTCGCGTCGCTGACAGCCGTGACCTTCCTGCTGCAGGGGCTGATTTTCGATCCGTGGGCCTGGCTGGTGTTTCGCCTGATCAACGGCCTGGCCATCGTCGGTATCTTCCTGGTCGTGGAAAGCTGGCTGCTGCTGTCGGGCGACCAGAAAATGCGCGGCCGCCTGCTGGCGATCTACATGATCTCGTTCTATGGCGCGGGCATGTTCGGCCAGATGCAATTGGGCGTCATCAATGCCCTGGGTGACACCGCTCCGTTCATGATTGCCGGCATGCTCGCCTCGCTGTCGGTGCTGCCAATGGTGATCCTGCCGCGCAACACCCCGGAAATGGGCAACGTTGAGCCGCTGATGCCCCAGGACTTGCTGCGCATCACCCCCACCGGGGTGATGGGCACCTTTGGTTCGGGTATCACCATCGCCGGCATGTACGCGCTGTTGCCGGTGTACCTGCAACGGGTCGGCATGGACATCACCCAGGTCGGTTACCTGATGGCCTGCGTGATCTGCGGCGCGATGCTGCTGCAGTACCCGGTGGGCCGCTGGTCCGACCGCCAGGACCGGCAAGTGGTGCTGATTGCCCTGAGCGCCTTCTGTACCGTGCTGTCGGTGCTGATCCTGGTGCTGCCAAGCTCGATGATTCTGCTGGCCGTCATGCTGTTTCTGCTCGGGGGCGGGGTGTTCGCCCTGTACCCGGTGGCGGTCGCCCATGCCACGGACAACGTGGCGTCCAACGAACTGGTGCGGGTGATCCAGGGCATGCTGCTGATCAACTCGGTCGGTTCGGCGCTCAGCCCGTTGATCATCTCGCCGGCCATGAAACAGATGGGCGACAGCGGCTTCTTCTGGTCGTTTGTAGCGCTCAACAGCCTGATGGCACTGTTCTTCCTGTGGCGGCGCAAGGTCCACCCGGCCTGCACGCCGACCGCACCGTTCGAGCCGACCGTGCAGATGTCGCCGGTGGGTGCCGAAATTCGGGTTACCGACGAGCTGGTGCAGGCGACCCTGGAGCGCGAGCATCATGAGGAAGAGGTGGCCGCCGAGGCTGCCCGCGCACCTACGGCCGAAGCGGCTCGTTAA
- a CDS encoding LysR family transcriptional regulator: MNPVSELGFFTLLVKLGSLAATARELNLTPPAVSKRLAQMESRLGVRLLNRTTRSISLTAEGETYLVNAQRILGEIEEMERQVSSSRAAPKGLLRVNAPLGFGRTHVGPAVSSFAKRYPEVEVQLHLTDRPIHLPDDAIDVAVRFGELPDSRLIARKIASNRRLLCAAPEYLKACGTPETPRDLAQHTCIVLRQNESAFGSWRLSRGKHSESVKVRGNLSTNDGEVALNWALDGHGILMRAEWNLADHLRKGRLVEVLQEYETPPADIYAVYLERLNLSAKVSCFIEHLREYFQRRAGEPDGSLGGWR; encoded by the coding sequence ATGAACCCGGTATCGGAACTCGGTTTTTTCACCCTGCTGGTCAAGCTCGGCAGCCTGGCCGCCACTGCCCGCGAGCTGAATCTCACCCCGCCAGCGGTTTCCAAACGTCTTGCCCAAATGGAATCGCGCCTCGGCGTGCGCCTGCTCAACCGCACCACGCGCAGCATCAGCCTGACCGCCGAGGGCGAGACGTACCTGGTCAACGCCCAGCGCATCCTTGGTGAAATCGAAGAGATGGAGCGCCAGGTGTCCAGCAGTCGGGCAGCGCCCAAGGGGCTGCTGCGGGTCAACGCGCCGTTGGGGTTTGGCCGTACCCATGTGGGGCCTGCGGTGTCCAGCTTTGCCAAGCGTTACCCGGAGGTCGAAGTGCAACTGCACCTGACCGACCGGCCCATTCACCTGCCCGATGACGCCATCGACGTGGCCGTTCGTTTCGGTGAGCTGCCCGACTCACGGCTGATTGCACGCAAGATCGCCAGCAACCGCCGCCTGCTGTGTGCCGCACCGGAGTATCTGAAAGCCTGCGGCACGCCAGAAACGCCCAGAGACCTGGCGCAACACACCTGCATCGTGCTGCGCCAGAACGAGTCGGCCTTTGGCAGTTGGCGTTTGAGCCGGGGCAAGCACAGTGAATCGGTGAAAGTGCGCGGCAACCTGAGCACCAACGACGGTGAGGTGGCGCTGAACTGGGCACTGGATGGCCACGGCATTCTGATGCGTGCCGAATGGAACCTGGCCGACCATTTACGCAAAGGGCGGCTGGTGGAAGTGCTGCAAGAGTACGAAACACCGCCGGCCGATATCTACGCGGTGTACCTGGAACGGTTGAATCTGTCGGCCAAGGTGTCGTGCTTTATCGAGCACCTGCGTGAGTATTTCCAGCGCCGGGCCGGTGAGCCGGATGGCAGTTTGGGGGGGTGGAGATGA
- the ttdA gene encoding L(+)-tartrate dehydratase subunit alpha, producing the protein MDKQLAVESLTDVMAKFTAYIGKRLPKDVKEKTAKLRAAETNPLAIAVYDSMADNQEYADKLNRPSCQDTGVIQYFISAGARFPLLSELEGILENATKEATIQGPLRHNAVETFIEKNTGTNTGSKIPWLDWEIIPDADHAIVDVYMAGGGCTLPGSAKVLMPGQGYEGVTEFVFDVITSRGVNACPPLLVGVGVSTSVETAARLSKRAILREVDSSHPNESAALMEKLLEDGLNEIGIGPQGLTGNSSVMGVNIESSARHPSTIGVAVSTGCWAHRRGKIRINADLSYDILSHEGVVL; encoded by the coding sequence GTGGATAAACAACTGGCCGTGGAATCACTGACCGATGTAATGGCGAAATTCACCGCCTATATCGGCAAGCGTCTGCCCAAAGACGTGAAAGAAAAAACCGCCAAACTGCGCGCCGCAGAAACCAACCCGCTGGCCATCGCTGTATACGACTCGATGGCCGACAACCAGGAATACGCCGACAAGCTCAACCGTCCGAGCTGCCAGGACACCGGGGTGATCCAGTACTTTATCTCCGCTGGTGCGCGCTTTCCGTTGCTCAGCGAGCTGGAAGGCATTCTGGAAAACGCCACCAAGGAAGCGACCATTCAAGGGCCGCTGCGCCACAACGCGGTGGAAACCTTTATCGAGAAAAACACCGGCACCAACACCGGCTCGAAAATCCCGTGGCTGGACTGGGAAATCATCCCCGATGCCGACCACGCCATTGTGGACGTGTACATGGCCGGTGGCGGCTGCACCCTGCCGGGTTCGGCCAAGGTGCTGATGCCGGGCCAGGGCTACGAAGGCGTGACCGAATTTGTCTTCGACGTGATCACCTCTCGGGGCGTCAACGCCTGTCCGCCGTTGCTGGTTGGCGTGGGCGTCTCGACCTCGGTCGAGACCGCTGCGCGGTTGTCGAAGCGGGCGATCCTGCGTGAAGTGGACTCCAGCCACCCCAACGAAAGCGCTGCGCTGATGGAAAAACTGCTCGAAGACGGCCTCAATGAAATCGGCATCGGCCCGCAGGGCCTGACCGGCAACAGCAGCGTGATGGGCGTGAACATCGAATCCTCCGCCCGCCACCCATCGACCATTGGTGTTGCCGTGTCCACCGGATGCTGGGCACACCGCCGCGGCAAGATCCGCATCAATGCCGACCTGTCTTACGACATCCTGTCCCACGAAGGAGTGGTCCTGTGA